GGCTCTTCTCGACTTTGCCCAGGGCGCCGCTCGAGATCCGCCCCGTGCCCGCCCTCACCGAGAAGGGCGCCGCCCGCGGCTCCTACAATCCCGGTACGCCGGACGGATCGCGGCCCGGCGTCTTCTATTTCAACGCCTACGATCTGCCGTCGCGCACCACGCCCGGCATGGAGACGCTCTATCTCCACGAAGGCGCGCCCGGACACCATTTCCAGATCAGCCTCGCGCAGGAGAATGAAGCGCTGCCCAACTTCCAGCGTTTCGGCGGCAACACCGCCTATGTCGAAGGCTGGGGCCTCTATGCCGAGACTTTAGGCAAGGAACTCGGCGTCTACACCGATCCCTACCAATATTTCGGCTATCTCGATTCGCAGCTGTTCCGCGCGATACGGCTGGTCGTCGACACCGGCATCCATTCCAAGGGCTGGAGCCGCGACCAGACGATCCGGTATATCCTCGACAACAGCTCGCGCGGCCGCAGCAACGCTACCGCCGAGACCGAGCGCTACATCGCGATGCCAGGCCAGGCGCTGGCCTACAAGATCGGCCAGCTCAAGATCAGCGAGCTGCGCGCCCGCGCGGAGCAGGCGCTTGGGCCTCGTTTCGATATTCGCGAATTCCACGAGCAGGTGCTTGGCACCGGCGCGCTGCCGCTGGCGGTGCTGGAGACCAAGATCGACGACTGGATCGCCAGCAAGCGCGGCTAACCACCCTTGGCCGCGCCGCGCCAGAGGCGGCGACGCGGCCGATGCGGTGCAGAGCGCCGATCATCAGTCCGAAAGGGGTGGACCGCAGCGGGAAACGCGCGACCGCGCCCGCGGTTGCCATACGAACCGGCCCCGGTTCGATCCCCGGAAGACTGTGGCTTTTCGGCCGCTACCGGCCGGTCAGGCCAAAGCTTCGGCGATCAGCTTGCGGCTGTTGTCGATGCCGTAGAGCGCGATGAAGCTGCCCATGCGCGGCCCTTGGCTGGTGCCGAGCAGGGTCTCGTAGAGCGCCTTGAACCAGTCGCGCAGGCTTTCGAACGGGTGGGACTTGCCGACCTCGTAGACCTCGTCCTGGATCGCCTCGGCGGTGGCGTCGGCCGGTAGAGCCGCGAGACGCGCGTCGAGGTCGCGCAACGCCGCCGCTTCGGTCGCGTCGGGCGCGCGGCGCTTCAGCGAATCCTTCACGAAGTCGCGGAAATAGGTCGCCGCGAAGCCGATCAATGCGTCCAGCTCGGGATGGGTGTCGCGCGCGACGTCGGGCGCGTAACGCTTCACGAAGGCCCAGAGCAGGTCCTTGTCGTCGGTCGATGCGACGCCGACCAGATTGAGCAATAGCGCGAAGGTCAGCGGCATCCGCGCCGGCGGCACCTTGCCGGCATGGACATGGTGGACCGGGTTGCCGAGGCGCTTGTCCCAGGGCTGGTCGGGATAGGCGGCGAGAAACTGCTGATATTCGTCGACGGCCTTCGGGATGATCCCGAACGAAAGCTGCTTGGCCTTCTTGGGCTCGCGGTAGAGGTAGAAAGCCAGGCTTTCCTCCGGCGCATAGGTCAGCCATTCGTCGAGCGTGACGCCGTTGCCCCTGGTCTTGGAGATCTTCTCGCCATTCTCGTCGAGGAAGAGCTCGTAATTGAACCCCTCCGGCGGTCGCGCGCCGAGCACGCGCGCGATCTTGGAGCTTTGCGTGACCGAGTCGATCAGGTCCTTGCCGGACATCTCGTAATCGACGCCGAGCGCGACCCAGCGCATCGCCCAGTCGACCTTCCACTGCAGCTTGGCGCCGCCGCCCAGCACCGACTGCTCGACGCTCTCGCCGCTCTCGCCGCTGGCGGGATCGGTGTAGCGGACCATGCCGGCCTCCGCATCGACCACCTCGACCGGCACCTGCAGCACCCTGGAGTTGATCGGGCTGATCGGGAGGATCGGCGAATAGGTCTGGCGGCGTTCCTCGCGC
This portion of the Sphingomonas sp. LY54 genome encodes:
- a CDS encoding lysine--tRNA ligase — its product is MSTPTVPQELRDAALVSKAWPYEEARKLLKRYPNGPDKPIVFETGYGPSGLPHLGTFQEVARTLMVRHALTEMVDWPTRLIAFSDDMDGMRKVPPGVPHQDMMHEHLDQPLSRVPDPFGCGHKSYADHNNNLLRQFLDRFGFDYEFMASSDCYNGGRFDEALRQVLRKYDDIMGVMLPTLREERRQTYSPILPISPINSRVLQVPVEVVDAEAGMVRYTDPASGESGESVEQSVLGGGAKLQWKVDWAMRWVALGVDYEMSGKDLIDSVTQSSKIARVLGARPPEGFNYELFLDENGEKISKTRGNGVTLDEWLTYAPEESLAFYLYREPKKAKQLSFGIIPKAVDEYQQFLAAYPDQPWDKRLGNPVHHVHAGKVPPARMPLTFALLLNLVGVASTDDKDLLWAFVKRYAPDVARDTHPELDALIGFAATYFRDFVKDSLKRRAPDATEAAALRDLDARLAALPADATAEAIQDEVYEVGKSHPFESLRDWFKALYETLLGTSQGPRMGSFIALYGIDNSRKLIAEALA